A single genomic interval of Macaca nemestrina isolate mMacNem1 chromosome 14, mMacNem.hap1, whole genome shotgun sequence harbors:
- the LOC105487176 gene encoding U4/U6 small nuclear ribonucleoprotein Prp4 isoform X2 — protein sequence MLSFVFDRSGLCKLWSVPDCNLLHTLRGHNTNVGAIVFHPKSTVSLDQKDVNLASCAADGSVKLWSLDSDEPVADIEGHTVRVARVMWHPSGRFLGTTCYDRSWRLWDLEAQEEILHQEGHSMGVYDIAFHQDGSLAGTGGLDAFGRVWDLRTGRCIMFLEGHLKEIYGINFSPNGYHIATGSGDNTCKVWDLRQRRCVYTIPAHQNLVTGVKFEPIHGNFLLTGAYDNTAKIWTHPGWSPLKTLAGHEGKVMGLDISSDGQLIATCSYDRTFKLWMAE from the exons ATGCTTTCCTTTGTATTTGATAGGAGTGGGCTTTGCAAGCTCTGGTCTGTTCCTGATTGCAACCTCCTTCACACTCTTCGAG GGCATAACACAAATGTAGGAGCAATTGTATTCCATCCCAAATCTACTGTCTCCTTGGACCAAAAAGATGTCAACCTGGCCTCTTGTGCGGCTGATGGCTCTGTGAAGCTTTGGAGTCTCGACAG TGATGAACCAGTGGCAGATATTGAAGGCCATACAGTGCGTGTGGCCCGGGTAATGTGGCATCCATCAGGACGTTTCCTGGGCACCACCTG CTATGACCGTTCATGGCGATTATGGGATTTGGAGGCTCAAGAGGAGATCCTGCATCAGGAAGGCCACAGCATGGGTGTGTATGACATTGCCTTCCATCAAGATGGCTCTTTGGCTGGCACTGG gGGACTGGATGCATTTGGTCGAGTTTGGGACCTACGCACAGGACGTTGTATCATGTTCTTAGAAGGCCACCTGAAAGAAATCTATGGAATAAATTTCTCCCCCAATGG CTATCATATTGCAACCGGCAGTGGTGACAACACCTGCAAAGTGTGGGACCTTCGACAGCGGCGTTGCGTCTACACCATCCCTGCTCATCAGAACTTAGTGACTGGTGTCAAGTTTGAGC CTATCCATGGGAACTTCTTGCTTACGGGTGCCTATGATAACACAGCCAAGATCTGGACGCACCCAGGCTGGTCCCCGCTGAAGACTCTGGCCGGCCATGAAGGCAAAGTGATGGGCCTAGATATTTCTTCCGATGGGCAGCTCATAGCCACTTGCTCATATGATAGGACCTTCAAGCTCTGGATGGCTGAATAG
- the LOC105487055 gene encoding E3 ubiquitin-protein ligase RNF183, producing MAEQEGRELEAECPICWNPFNNTFHTPKMLDCCHSFCVECLAHLSLVTPAQRRLLCPLCRQPTVLALGQPVTDLPTDTAMLTLLRLEPHHVILEGRQLCLKDQPKSRYFLRQPRVYTLDLGPQPGGQTGPPPDTASATVPTPIPIPSHYSPRECFRNPQFRIFAYLMTVILSVTLLLIFSIFWTKQFLWGVG from the coding sequence ATGGCTGAGCAGGAGGGCCGGGAGCTTGAGGCCGAGTGTCCTATCTGCTGGAATCCCTTCAACAACACGTTCCATacccccaaaatgctggattgCTGCCACTCCTTCTGCGTGGAATGCctggcccacctcagcctggtgACTCCAGCCCAGCGCCGCCTGCTGTGCCCGCTCTGTCGCCAGCCCACGGTGCTGGCCTTGGGGCAGCCCGTCACTGACTTGCCCACGGACACTGCCATGCTCACCCTGCTCCGCCTGGAGCCGCACCACGTCATCCTGGAAGGCCGTCAGCTGTGCCTCAAAGACCAGCCCAAGAGCCGCTACTTCCTGCGCCAGCCTCGAGTTTACACGCTGGACCTCGGCCCCCAGCCTGGGGGCCAGACTGGGCCGCCCCCAGACACGGCTTCTGCCACCGTGCCTACGcccatccccatccccagccACTACTCTCCGAGGGAGTGTTTCCGCAATCCTCAGTTCCGCATCTTTGCCTACCTGATGACCGTCATCCtcagtgtcactctgttgcttaTCTTCTCCATCTTTTGGACCAAGCAGTTCCTTTGGGGGGTGGGGTGA